In one uncultured Devosia sp. genomic region, the following are encoded:
- the nusA gene encoding transcription termination factor NusA, with protein MAVSANRLELLQIADAVAREKSIDRMVVIEAMQDAMEKAAKGRYGAETEIKVEINPRSGETRMWRLLEIVDAVEEPSRQIELKFAQAKSPEAKVGDFLTEPLPPMEFGRIAAQSAKQVIVQKVRDAERERMYDEYFGRIGEIVNGSVKRVEYGNVIVDLGRGEAIIRRDELIPREMFRYGDRVRAYVYDVRREQRGPQIFLSRTHPQFMAKLFMQEVPEIYDGVITIRSIARDPGSRAKIAVTSNDSSIDPVGACVGMRGSRVQAVVAELQGEKIDIIPWTDTIADLVVSALQPADVAKVVLDEQAERIEVVVPDEQLSLAIGRRGQNVRLASQLIGWDIDILTEQEESERRQKEFTERSTLFMQALDVDEMVAQLLASEGFSSVEELAYIDANEIASIEGFDEETAGEIQNRAAEYLAEIDRAHDEERKKLGVEDELYEIPGLNAAMLVALGKDGVKSVEDFAGCASDDLIGWSERKDGETKRFEGTFKDFPVSREEAEDMILQARLKAGWISEDELPVEAGDEEIAAEDEATA; from the coding sequence ATGGCCGTTAGTGCGAACCGCCTCGAGCTGTTGCAGATCGCAGATGCCGTTGCCCGCGAAAAGTCGATCGACCGCATGGTCGTGATCGAGGCGATGCAGGACGCCATGGAAAAGGCCGCCAAGGGCCGCTACGGCGCGGAGACCGAGATCAAGGTCGAGATCAACCCGCGTTCGGGCGAGACCCGCATGTGGCGCCTGCTGGAAATCGTCGACGCCGTCGAAGAGCCCAGCCGCCAGATCGAGCTCAAGTTCGCCCAGGCCAAGTCGCCCGAAGCCAAGGTTGGCGACTTCCTGACCGAGCCGCTGCCGCCGATGGAATTTGGTCGTATTGCCGCCCAGTCGGCCAAGCAGGTTATCGTCCAGAAGGTGCGCGATGCCGAGCGCGAGCGCATGTATGACGAATATTTCGGCCGCATCGGCGAGATCGTCAACGGTTCGGTCAAGCGCGTTGAATATGGCAATGTGATCGTGGACCTGGGTCGTGGCGAAGCCATCATCCGCCGCGACGAGCTGATCCCGCGCGAGATGTTCCGCTATGGCGATCGCGTCCGCGCCTACGTCTATGACGTGCGCCGCGAACAGCGCGGCCCGCAGATTTTCCTCTCCCGCACGCATCCGCAGTTCATGGCAAAGCTGTTCATGCAGGAAGTGCCGGAAATCTATGATGGCGTGATCACCATCCGCTCGATCGCCCGTGACCCGGGTTCGCGCGCCAAAATCGCCGTGACCTCCAACGATAGCTCGATCGATCCGGTCGGCGCCTGCGTTGGTATGCGTGGTTCGCGCGTGCAGGCGGTGGTTGCCGAGTTGCAGGGCGAAAAGATCGACATCATCCCCTGGACCGACACGATTGCCGACCTCGTCGTTTCCGCACTGCAGCCGGCCGATGTGGCCAAGGTGGTGCTGGACGAGCAGGCCGAGCGTATCGAAGTCGTGGTTCCCGACGAACAGCTGTCGCTGGCCATCGGTCGTCGCGGCCAGAATGTGCGTCTTGCCTCGCAGCTGATCGGCTGGGATATCGACATCCTGACCGAGCAGGAAGAGAGCGAGCGCCGCCAGAAGGAATTCACCGAACGCTCGACCCTGTTCATGCAGGCCCTTGACGTGGACGAGATGGTTGCCCAGCTATTGGCTTCGGAAGGCTTCTCCTCGGTCGAGGAACTGGCCTATATCGACGCCAATGAAATTGCTTCGATCGAAGGCTTCGACGAAGAAACTGCCGGCGAAATCCAGAACCGCGCTGCCGAATATCTGGCAGAGATCGATCGTGCCCATGACGAAGAGCGCAAGAAGCTCGGCGTCGAGGACGAACTCTATGAAATCCCCGGTCTCAATGCCGCCATGCTGGTTGCCCTGGGCAAGGATGGCGTCAAGTCGGTGGAAGACTTTGCCGGCTGTGCTTCTGACGATCTGATCGGCTGGAGTGAGCGCAAGGACGGCGAGACCAAGCGTTTCGAAGGCACGTTCAAGGACTTCCCCGTTTCCCGCGAGGAAGCCGAAGACATGATCCTGCAGGCCCGTCTCAAGGCTGGCTGGATCAGTGAAGACGAGCTGCCTGTCGAAGCCGGCGATGAAGAAATCGCCGCTGAAGACGAGGCAACGGCTTAG
- a CDS encoding YcxB family protein produces the protein MSGNSQINLTYRVDINDLFEASMSLRTRRYRALDRLKLNVVVFGTMVVGGLLAALGGFTSSAIVDGLSPFPVALILLGLLAIFYARVVSPWTLRQSAQMIGQARVPGPMQFSSDETGMRWVDKDIDFHLNWGGVEAIYCTSKALAFMSGAVALVLPFSAFPDSEARRAFLLMALERIPAEAAETSRRDKSVVAALSAK, from the coding sequence TTGTCCGGGAACAGCCAGATCAACCTGACCTATAGGGTCGACATCAATGACTTGTTCGAGGCCAGCATGTCGCTGCGGACGCGGCGCTATCGAGCCTTGGATCGACTCAAGCTCAATGTGGTGGTGTTCGGCACCATGGTTGTGGGCGGGCTATTGGCGGCTCTGGGCGGCTTTACCAGTAGCGCAATCGTCGACGGGCTGAGCCCTTTCCCAGTCGCCTTGATCCTTCTGGGCTTGCTGGCGATATTCTATGCCCGGGTGGTTTCACCCTGGACGCTGAGGCAGTCGGCACAGATGATCGGACAGGCGCGGGTGCCAGGCCCCATGCAGTTCTCTAGTGATGAGACCGGCATGCGTTGGGTCGACAAGGATATCGATTTTCACCTCAACTGGGGCGGCGTCGAGGCCATCTATTGCACCTCGAAGGCCTTGGCCTTCATGAGCGGCGCCGTGGCGCTGGTGCTGCCCTTTTCGGCCTTTCCGGACAGTGAGGCGCGGCGAGCCTTCCTGCTTATGGCGCTGGAACGTATTCCTGCGGAAGCGGCTGAGACCAGCCGCAGAGACAAGTCGGTGGTCGCAGCGCTCTCCGCAAAATAG
- a CDS encoding L,D-transpeptidase, which produces MIGLPAVALAACSSTRTPTVQEPRIDPYYQAMYGAMLNEKFPVAAMDLRRVDPQYWRQEVPYSTTERPGTIVVDTPNRFLYLVLEGGRALRYGVGVGKTEALVFRGTATVGRKAEWPRWTPTKSMIAREPDRYGPYAGGLEGGPTNPLGPRALYLYKGGRDTLFRLHGTTEPYTIGTNVSSGCIRLMNQDIIDLYARVPTGARVVVIN; this is translated from the coding sequence ATGATTGGCCTGCCTGCTGTTGCGCTGGCCGCTTGCTCCTCCACCCGTACGCCAACGGTCCAGGAGCCCCGCATCGACCCCTATTATCAGGCCATGTACGGCGCCATGCTGAACGAGAAGTTCCCCGTGGCTGCCATGGACCTGCGCCGCGTCGATCCGCAATACTGGCGCCAGGAAGTGCCTTACAGCACCACCGAGCGTCCCGGTACCATCGTGGTCGATACGCCCAACCGCTTCCTCTACCTAGTTCTCGAAGGCGGCCGTGCCCTGCGCTACGGCGTCGGCGTCGGCAAGACCGAAGCCCTGGTGTTCCGTGGTACAGCTACCGTTGGCCGCAAGGCCGAATGGCCCCGCTGGACCCCGACCAAGTCGATGATCGCCCGTGAGCCCGACCGCTACGGCCCCTATGCCGGCGGCCTCGAAGGCGGCCCGACCAATCCGCTCGGACCGCGCGCCCTCTATCTCTACAAGGGCGGCCGTGACACGCTGTTCCGCCTGCATGGCACGACCGAACCCTATACGATCGGCACCAATGTCTCGTCCGGCTGTATCCGCCTGATGAATCAGGACATTATCGATCTTTACGCCCGCGTCCCGACCGGCGCCCGCGTTGTCGTGATCAACTGA
- a CDS encoding flavodoxin reductase: MPSRVQILKTEMVTHNVRHYRVEKPKNFHFGPGQATEASLDKPDWADEKRPFTFTSLPGEPTLEFTIKSYRDHPGVTNALWGCEAGDHLLLRDVWGTIQYKGPGTFIAGGAGVTPFIAILRNLNAKGGLKGNHLMVSNQTEKDIILRDEFEAMDGLETLWTVTGDAKSKLPQERIDADFLRKHVTDFSQNFYLCGPDAMVADLRSALEELGADVSAVTWEQ; encoded by the coding sequence ATGCCCAGTCGCGTGCAGATTTTGAAGACGGAAATGGTCACGCATAATGTTCGGCATTATCGCGTCGAAAAGCCGAAGAATTTTCATTTCGGCCCTGGGCAGGCCACTGAAGCCAGCCTCGACAAGCCGGATTGGGCCGACGAAAAGCGCCCGTTCACCTTCACGTCGCTGCCGGGCGAGCCGACGCTTGAGTTCACCATCAAGAGTTACCGCGACCATCCCGGCGTGACCAATGCGCTCTGGGGCTGCGAGGCGGGGGATCACCTGCTGTTGCGCGATGTCTGGGGCACGATCCAGTACAAGGGCCCGGGCACCTTCATTGCCGGTGGCGCGGGCGTCACGCCGTTCATTGCCATCCTGCGCAATCTCAATGCCAAGGGTGGACTCAAGGGCAATCACCTGATGGTCTCGAACCAAACGGAGAAAGACATCATCCTGCGCGACGAGTTCGAGGCGATGGATGGACTCGAAACGCTATGGACCGTGACTGGCGATGCAAAATCGAAATTGCCTCAGGAGCGGATCGATGCCGATTTCCTGCGCAAGCATGTCACGGATTTCAGCCAGAACTTCTACCTTTGCGGGCCCGACGCCATGGTGGCGGACCTCCGTTCGGCACTGGAGGAACTGGGCGCGGATGTCTCTGCGGTCACCTGGGAGCAATAG
- the rimP gene encoding ribosome maturation factor RimP, which produces MSFDLTEPRYIKETGLEARIARIVEPVANGLGFSLVRIKVTQENGCTLQIMAEDEHGRFTIVNCEALSKDLSPVLDVEDPIDREYHLEVSSPGIDRPLVRRRDFAAHVGHEVKIELGDMINGRKRFRGFIKGVEDDAVIITLPDAPGGTDPDHRLLFVNLADAKLVMTDALMEKARLDQEAHPIDDDETETVEFAEADNDDDIADDLDADTDEDTTAEDQDDTSKESN; this is translated from the coding sequence ATGAGCTTCGACCTCACCGAACCACGCTATATTAAGGAAACGGGCCTCGAAGCCCGGATCGCCCGCATTGTCGAGCCCGTGGCCAATGGCCTGGGCTTTTCGCTGGTGCGCATCAAGGTCACTCAGGAAAATGGCTGCACGCTGCAGATCATGGCCGAGGACGAGCATGGGCGTTTCACCATCGTCAATTGCGAAGCACTGAGCAAAGATCTCTCGCCGGTGCTCGACGTGGAAGATCCGATCGACCGCGAGTATCACCTGGAAGTCAGCTCGCCCGGTATCGACCGCCCGCTGGTGCGCCGCCGTGACTTTGCGGCCCATGTGGGTCACGAGGTCAAGATCGAGCTCGGCGACATGATCAATGGCCGCAAGCGTTTCCGTGGCTTCATCAAGGGTGTCGAGGACGATGCGGTGATCATCACCCTACCCGACGCCCCCGGTGGCACCGATCCCGACCATCGCCTGCTGTTCGTCAATCTGGCGGATGCAAAGCTGGTGATGACCGATGCCCTGATGGAAAAGGCGCGCCTCGACCAGGAAGCCCATCCCATCGACGACGACGAGACCGAAACGGTCGAGTTTGCCGAAGCCGATAACGACGACGACATTGCCGACGACCTCGATGCCGATACGGACGAGGACACGACGGCAGAAGACCAAGACGATACCTCCAAGGAGTCCAACTAA
- a CDS encoding RNA-binding protein: MARREETTRMCALTRAEKSVGELIRFVLGPDDVLVPDTDAKAEGRGVWISLSRELVAEAVKKKVFARSLKTEVKLPDDLPGLTQARLEGRYLNALSMARKAGQLTFGATKVRALIDTGDLIALITATDAAADGRSKMVGPLKALHYAAEEEEIDGFEVPHFELLSSEQMGLALGLENVIHAALTRGAAAQSAVEKARRLALFIAKPTETNTDRPAVDGDLLPEATDERREIHG, encoded by the coding sequence ATGGCCCGGCGCGAAGAAACGACACGGATGTGTGCTCTGACACGGGCTGAGAAGTCCGTGGGGGAGCTGATCCGCTTCGTGCTCGGCCCGGACGATGTCCTGGTGCCCGACACGGATGCCAAGGCGGAAGGCCGCGGCGTTTGGATCAGCCTCAGCAGAGAGCTGGTCGCCGAGGCCGTGAAGAAAAAGGTCTTTGCGCGCAGCCTCAAGACCGAGGTCAAGCTGCCCGACGACCTGCCCGGCCTGACGCAGGCGCGGCTCGAGGGGCGCTATCTCAATGCGCTCAGCATGGCGCGCAAGGCGGGCCAGCTGACCTTTGGCGCCACCAAGGTTCGGGCGCTGATCGATACCGGCGACCTGATCGCGCTGATCACCGCCACTGACGCTGCCGCAGACGGCCGCAGCAAGATGGTGGGGCCGCTCAAGGCGCTGCATTACGCCGCGGAAGAAGAAGAAATCGACGGGTTCGAGGTGCCACATTTCGAATTGCTCTCTTCAGAGCAAATGGGTTTGGCACTTGGACTTGAAAATGTGATACATGCTGCCCTAACGAGAGGGGCAGCAGCCCAATCGGCAGTGGAAAAGGCCCGCAGACTGGCCCTTTTCATCGCCAAACCGACGGAAACGAACACCGACCGCCCCGCGGTAGACGGTGATCTTTTGCCCGAGGCCACCGACGAAAGACGCGAGATACATGGCTGA
- a CDS encoding helix-turn-helix domain-containing protein, translated as MSILATSSQHDLTVLTAKKGKWTLTVITLLRNETLRFNEIKRAGGISQKTLTVTLRDLERDGFVTRTMFATIPPRVDYELTEMGRDLLGLADMLQAFAARNSAGVLAARERFDASGGDPVVKLIHAS; from the coding sequence ATGTCCATACTAGCCACATCCAGCCAGCATGATCTGACCGTGCTGACGGCGAAGAAGGGCAAGTGGACGCTGACGGTGATCACCCTGCTGCGTAACGAGACGCTGCGCTTCAATGAAATCAAGCGCGCGGGCGGCATATCGCAGAAGACGCTGACAGTCACATTGCGCGACCTGGAGCGGGACGGGTTCGTTACCCGCACCATGTTTGCGACCATCCCGCCGCGTGTCGATTATGAACTGACCGAGATGGGCCGCGATCTCCTCGGCCTTGCCGACATGCTGCAGGCTTTTGCTGCGCGCAATAGCGCCGGCGTCCTGGCAGCGCGGGAGCGGTTCGACGCCAGCGGCGGCGACCCGGTCGTGAAACTTATCCACGCCAGCTAG
- a CDS encoding PepSY domain-containing protein, with amino-acid sequence MIKNTVIALVAAASMVGVAAPAFADTAFGENNTTEMREFMQDSVVAQLNQKGINATDVEDWSGLIRAYVTDADGSQSMQFFTPGSLEQVTF; translated from the coding sequence ATGATCAAGAACACTGTTATCGCCCTCGTTGCCGCCGCCTCCATGGTTGGCGTCGCTGCCCCCGCCTTCGCCGATACGGCCTTTGGTGAAAACAACACCACCGAAATGCGCGAATTCATGCAGGATTCGGTTGTCGCCCAGCTCAACCAGAAGGGCATCAATGCCACCGACGTTGAAGACTGGAGCGGCCTGATCCGTGCCTATGTCACCGATGCAGACGGCAGCCAGTCCATGCAGTTCTTCACCCCCGGCTCGCTCGAGCAGGTGACGTTCTAA
- the trmB gene encoding tRNA (guanosine(46)-N7)-methyltransferase TrmB — protein sequence MTDHQLPKTRSGEPRAFFGRRSGKKLHGGQQAVFDATLPALEIKLTGSLDPKPLFPDAEKIIIEIGYGGGEHLALEAGRHASTGYIGCEVFTGGIGKMVQTIAADELRNVRLYTDDAFKLLVELPDASIDEIYLLYPDPWPKTRHHKRRFVSPTTLKELARVIRPGGLFHFATDIEDYANWTLAHIVRAPEFGFAPERPGGWHEPYEGWQATRYEQKARREGRMISFYFSFTRR from the coding sequence ACCACCAGCTCCCCAAAACCCGTTCCGGTGAACCGCGTGCTTTCTTTGGTCGCCGCTCGGGCAAGAAGCTGCATGGGGGGCAGCAGGCGGTGTTCGATGCGACGCTGCCGGCGCTGGAGATCAAGCTGACCGGGTCGCTTGACCCGAAGCCGCTGTTTCCTGATGCGGAGAAAATCATCATCGAGATCGGCTATGGCGGCGGCGAGCATCTGGCGCTCGAGGCGGGGCGGCATGCCTCGACCGGCTATATCGGCTGTGAGGTGTTTACCGGTGGCATCGGCAAGATGGTGCAGACCATTGCGGCCGACGAGCTGCGCAATGTGCGGCTCTATACCGACGACGCCTTCAAGCTGCTGGTCGAGCTGCCTGACGCGTCCATCGACGAAATCTACCTGCTCTATCCCGATCCCTGGCCCAAGACACGGCACCACAAGCGCCGCTTCGTCTCGCCGACGACGCTGAAGGAATTGGCGCGGGTGATCCGACCGGGTGGCCTCTTTCACTTTGCCACCGATATCGAGGATTACGCCAACTGGACGCTGGCCCATATCGTGCGGGCGCCGGAATTTGGCTTTGCACCCGAACGGCCGGGCGGCTGGCATGAGCCCTATGAGGGCTGGCAGGCCACGCGTTACGAGCAAAAAGCTCGTCGCGAAGGGCGCATGATCAGCTTCTATTTCAGCTTCACGCGACGGTGA
- the infB gene encoding translation initiation factor IF-2 — MADNDDKRTDDTGAKKTLTLKGGPGMANRPGMSRGPSRSTVVVEKRTRLVPKPNAPSAPHRPQSASGAPSQGQRPSGGRPAQQQRAPLGLSAAEAEARRQALAMAGARAAEDQERFAAEEARRMEDDARRRQVREEAERAEAERREAEQAPTPVAEAAPAATAPEAPVAAAAPEAAAPAAEPSAPADEPRQPYVPASQRNPGPTSVRIAAGRPGQPPRPPRTERPSNTRPESERGANAYIKPGAAGAPGARPGAPGARPSGTAGRPAGERRPAGAGMAPIGNVPPAPPSEADGRRTRTGAPQVRPTTEAEMENARRASRATPERPTRKVDDGSARGRLTVSTATTENDRDRGPSLAAMRRRRDKKMGRNQQDAPKLSREVIIPEVITVAELANRMAERSVTVIKMLMQQGTMATINDVVDADTAELIATELGHTVKRVSDADVEEGLFDIASDDKAEDLTDRAPVVTIMGHVDHGKTSLLDAIREANVVSGEAGGITQHIGAYQVEKKGQKITFLDTPGHEAFTAMRARGAQATDIAVLVVAADDGVMPQTIESIKHAKAAGVPIIVAINKMDKPEANPTRVRTELLQHEVFVETMGGDVLDVEVSAKTQAGLDKLLETILLQAEVLELRVARDGRAEGIVVEAKLDRGRGAVATVLVQRGTLAIGDILVAGTEFARVRALINDKGEQVKEAGPSVPVEVLGFTGVPNAGDRFSVVETEARAREVTEYRQRAIREKTAGGGATSLEQMMNQLKIAGISKFPLIIKGDVQGSVEAIVASLNKLSTDEVSAQILFSGVGGITESDVTLASASNAIVIGFNVRANKQATDLATRDGIEIRYYNIIYDLVDDVKNAMSGLLKPERRETFIGYAQILEVFQITKVGKVAGCRVTEGIVERGAGVRLLRDNVVIHEGKLKTLKRFKDEVKDVQMGQECGMAFENYEDIRADDVIECFRVETVQRSL; from the coding sequence ATGGCTGATAACGACGACAAGCGCACCGACGACACTGGCGCGAAGAAGACTCTGACATTGAAGGGCGGACCCGGCATGGCCAACCGTCCCGGCATGTCGCGTGGGCCTTCGCGATCGACAGTGGTTGTCGAGAAGCGCACGCGCCTGGTTCCCAAGCCCAATGCGCCGAGTGCTCCGCACCGTCCGCAAAGCGCATCGGGTGCCCCGTCGCAGGGCCAGCGCCCATCCGGCGGACGTCCGGCACAGCAGCAGCGTGCGCCGCTCGGATTGAGCGCAGCCGAGGCGGAAGCCCGCCGTCAGGCCCTGGCCATGGCTGGTGCTCGCGCCGCAGAAGATCAGGAACGCTTTGCCGCTGAAGAAGCGCGCCGCATGGAAGATGATGCGCGCCGTCGTCAGGTCCGTGAAGAAGCCGAACGCGCCGAGGCCGAGCGCCGCGAAGCCGAACAGGCTCCGACGCCTGTTGCCGAAGCAGCACCAGCGGCAACCGCGCCGGAAGCGCCAGTTGCTGCTGCCGCTCCTGAAGCTGCGGCACCTGCCGCCGAGCCCTCAGCACCGGCAGACGAGCCGCGTCAGCCCTATGTTCCGGCATCGCAGCGCAATCCTGGCCCGACCAGTGTGCGCATTGCTGCCGGCCGTCCTGGCCAGCCGCCGCGTCCGCCACGCACCGAACGCCCGAGCAATACCCGCCCGGAAAGCGAACGCGGTGCCAATGCCTATATCAAGCCGGGTGCCGCCGGCGCTCCGGGCGCCCGTCCGGGTGCTCCGGGTGCCCGTCCCTCGGGTACCGCTGGCCGCCCGGCTGGCGAACGTCGTCCGGCCGGTGCCGGCATGGCGCCGATCGGCAATGTGCCGCCCGCACCGCCCAGCGAGGCCGATGGCCGTCGCACCCGTACCGGCGCACCTCAGGTTCGCCCGACGACCGAAGCGGAAATGGAAAATGCCCGTCGCGCATCGCGTGCAACGCCGGAGCGTCCGACCCGCAAGGTGGATGACGGTTCTGCGCGTGGTCGCCTGACGGTTTCAACTGCCACGACGGAAAACGATCGCGATCGCGGTCCGTCGCTGGCCGCCATGCGCCGCCGTCGCGACAAGAAGATGGGCCGCAACCAGCAAGATGCGCCCAAGCTCAGCCGCGAAGTCATCATTCCGGAAGTCATCACGGTTGCCGAACTGGCCAACCGCATGGCCGAACGCTCCGTCACCGTCATCAAGATGCTGATGCAGCAGGGCACGATGGCAACGATCAACGATGTGGTCGATGCCGATACGGCCGAGCTGATCGCGACAGAGCTGGGCCATACGGTCAAGCGCGTGTCCGATGCTGACGTGGAAGAAGGCCTGTTCGATATCGCTTCGGACGACAAGGCAGAGGATCTGACCGATCGCGCGCCGGTCGTGACCATCATGGGTCACGTCGACCACGGCAAGACCTCGCTGCTTGATGCGATCCGCGAAGCCAACGTGGTTTCGGGTGAAGCCGGTGGCATCACCCAGCATATCGGCGCCTATCAGGTCGAGAAGAAGGGCCAGAAGATCACCTTCCTCGATACCCCGGGCCACGAGGCGTTCACCGCCATGCGTGCCCGCGGTGCCCAGGCAACCGATATTGCGGTTCTGGTGGTGGCAGCGGACGACGGCGTGATGCCGCAGACGATCGAATCCATCAAGCATGCCAAGGCTGCTGGTGTTCCGATCATCGTGGCCATCAACAAGATGGACAAGCCGGAAGCCAATCCGACCCGCGTACGCACCGAGCTGCTGCAGCACGAAGTGTTCGTGGAAACCATGGGCGGCGATGTGCTGGACGTGGAAGTGTCGGCCAAGACCCAGGCCGGTCTCGACAAGCTGCTCGAAACCATCCTGCTGCAGGCTGAAGTGCTCGAACTGCGCGTGGCCCGTGACGGTCGCGCCGAAGGTATCGTGGTTGAAGCCAAGCTCGATCGCGGCCGCGGTGCCGTGGCAACGGTGCTCGTGCAGCGTGGCACTCTGGCCATCGGCGACATCCTAGTCGCCGGTACCGAGTTTGCTCGCGTTCGCGCCCTGATCAACGACAAGGGCGAGCAGGTCAAGGAAGCCGGTCCTTCGGTTCCCGTGGAAGTGCTCGGCTTTACCGGCGTGCCCAATGCCGGCGATCGCTTCTCGGTCGTCGAGACCGAAGCCCGTGCCCGCGAAGTCACCGAATATCGTCAGCGCGCCATCCGTGAAAAGACGGCCGGCGGCGGTGCAACCAGCCTCGAGCAGATGATGAATCAGCTCAAGATCGCCGGGATTTCCAAGTTCCCGCTGATCATCAAGGGCGACGTGCAGGGCTCGGTGGAAGCGATCGTTGCTTCGCTCAACAAGCTCTCGACCGACGAAGTGTCGGCACAGATCCTGTTCTCGGGCGTGGGTGGTATCACCGAATCCGACGTGACCCTGGCTTCGGCATCGAATGCCATCGTCATCGGCTTCAACGTCCGTGCCAACAAGCAGGCGACCGACCTTGCGACCCGCGACGGCATCGAAATCCGCTATTACAACATCATCTACGACCTCGTGGATGACGTGAAGAATGCGATGAGCGGTCTGCTCAAGCCGGAACGCCGCGAAACCTTCATCGGTTACGCCCAGATCCTCGAAGTCTTCCAGATCACCAAGGTCGGCAAGGTTGCCGGTTGCCGTGTCACCGAAGGCATCGTGGAACGTGGTGCCGGCGTCCGCCTGCTGCGCGACAACGTCGTCATCCACGAAGGCAAGCTCAAGACGCTCAAGCGCTTCAAGGATGAAGTCAAGGACGTGCAGATGGGCCAGGAATGCGGCATGGCCTTCGAAAATTACGAAGACATCCGCGCCGACGACGTCATCGAATGCTTCCGCGTCGAGACGGTGCAGCGCTCGCTGTAA